The segment AATGGACTTGAACTGATTGAAACACTCTATGCTACTAAAATTGATCCATCTCTTAGAAATAGAATTGAATCAGAAGTGTTTTCTAATGAGCTTGTAAACCTGGAGCTTAGTTTGTTAAAGTCAGTTGAGTCTGATCCTGACTATGCATACAAAAAAGGCCGACGCGATCAATTAAATGAATATTTGATCGAAAACAAAATTGATCGCCTCTTTCAATCAGATTATCAACGAAATAATATAAAAAACCAACTCCAGACAAATGCTTTTCAATACTTAGCACAAATATTCAGTGGAATTTCATCATTGCCAATTGAGTGTATTGATCAATTAGGAGGCTGGTCTCAATTGACTCCCATTTTTAGTCATACAACAGCAGCAATGGCCGGTATTGCAGGATTTGGAGATGCAGGGGTTATTGGATCAGGTTTTGTTGTTTTAAACACACTGATGCAAATTTTTACTAATCATAGTGGAAAGCAGGCGCTTAATGATTTAATTGCTCAATCAAATAGTGAAATTCTCGCTTGCACATATTTTACTGCCAAAAATGCGGCCTGCAGTTTGAGAGATGCTTATGCAATTGCTAAAGATACTCAAGAAATTCGTCGAATAATTTACAAAGAATATGATCAATTACCTGAACAGGTTAAAGAGTATGAAAAATATTTTCAAGCTCTGAGAACGAAAGAGGAAGCTGATGAAATTTTTCAAGTCATTGCTCAAATGGGTTCAAGTCTTTCCTTGAATACTGATACAATCAAGGAATATTTAACGGCATTGAAAGTAAACCCTGTTTTTCTCAGAACTACAATACCAATTCTAGAAAATTTAGAATCTCCATCTGAATCAGATAAACTTAAAATACAAAAATGGTTAGATTTTTTAGATTCACAAGGGGTAACTCTACGTAAATATGATATGTATGGATCTCCTTTGCCACTTATAGAGATGTATAAAAACAATATTGAAGAAATTGAAAAAGGTATTGCCCTTATTCAGGCCATGGAAGAGAAAATTCGAGAGCAAAAATCTTTTGTAGATCTTAAGAATAAATTGAGCTCATCAACTCAAGTTAAAAAAAGGGTCAGAGAGCTTTTGACGTACTTTAGTGAAAACTTGGAAGATGTTTTCAAATCCATGGGACAAAAGGTTCCTTTAGACAGTAGTGGAGCAATCAGAACGGCCCTTGAAATTTTAGAAAAGCTCCATACTTTCCTTGAAGTCCAGTATGATCTTCATCATGATAACCCTCAAGAAGATTATGAAAATAGAGTCAATTTAAAAGGGGCAGAACTTTTTAGAGCGATGTCTAGAGGAGTTGTAGCACAACTTAATCGTCAATCAGTCTTCACAATAGGGGCAAAAGTTTCAGATAGATTTTCATGGGCGTTTAAATCTATTGAGAAAATTTTTCTAGAAAGAGATATTCTCAACAAACTTAATCCAAACTATGTTTCTTTTTCTGATTACAAAAATAAAAAAGCTCTTGAAAATCAGGTTATACAAAATTATGAACTTTTCATGGGAAGTGGAAAAGTCAATCGTGCAAATAAATATGAAACAATTATGAAATCCTTTAAAAAAACTTTTCAAACTGAACTGGCAACAATGGTTGAAGACTCACTTAAATTAAATTCTCAGATCCTTTTTGATCTTGATGATATTACGGCCGCACATTATTGTGCCCTTTTTTCTGATTTTTTATATAAAGATTTCAAATCTATTGTTGTTGAGTGTAGAAAGCGTTTTCAAAATCTAGATATTATTTCAATAAATCAAGAAATCAAACTCCCAATAAAATGGGGAGATCCTTGCTTTTATTCAGATTATTGGAAATTGGAGAAAACCAATCGCAATTTGTTCTGGAGAGAACTTGATCTAAGGCCTGTTTCCGCTGAATAAAAATATTTGTCATACCAAAAACAAAATTTCTTTGAAAAGCTCAATTTCCAGATGATTTAGAGTTTAACCCTGTAAATTTGAGCAAAAGTGATGTTTTTTGGTGTACTCGTGATAAAAGCTCTTAGTCGAAGGAAAATCTTATGAAAATATTATTTGTTCTTCTCTTTTTCAGTAAATTACTTGCTTCAGAGCTTGTCGGTTCATATATTTATTTCAATGATGATGAAATTAAGCAATATTTCAAAAACAATTTTGGTAATGACTATCTTGAACCGAGTAATGAAAACGAATTTATCTACAAGGAACTTGAGAAATATACACTAGAATTATATGATCGTTATTCTGAATTACTAGGCCCATATTTTGATATGCTTCCACAAATTCCTCACATAGCTCTAGGTCATTTTAATGGGGTTAATGGAATTGGTGTATCAGTATTTGAAGGCATAAATTATACGCAAAATATTATTCGAGTTGATAAAGAATCTTTTGAAACTGGACATAGCTATGCCATTTTGGCCCATGAAATGGCACACTATTTTTTAAATCACCCAAGTCAAATTCAAAGATCACTTCTTATTCACTCAATCTATGAATTTGAGCATAGCTTACCAATTGCGAGTTCCCATATTTGGGAAAACGACTATACACCGCAAAATACAGAAGAGTTTATAAGCATCAATAGAACAATTGAAAAGATAGGACTATTTTATCTATTTCCGGAGTTTGTATTGCCTTTTGATTTTTATATTAGTTCCAACGGTTTAACAGGAGTGATGCAGACATTTTTAGAAGAATCAGATCCAAGCAATCAAAATTGTAAAGAAGCGATTGAAATCAGTGATCAGATCGGTGATGAAATTTTATCCATTTGTTCTGCTGGTTTGCAAGTATGTATACATGATAAAGATACACTTATAAACATTACTGAGCTTATTAATAATTTTGAGACTCCCGCTGGAGAGTGTTTCAAAAATAAAAATCAAGAATTTCTTAAACTCGTTAGTTTTTATTTTTTCGATGATGCCAATCTTGATGATCTCAAGAAAAAATATAATCAGGGCTCAATAGAGTATAAAAACTCATTTGAAGCACAATTTTTTGCCATTCTTTATGCTGAAAAAAACCCGCTTGAAATAATTAAAGATCTTTTCAAAAATGCAAAAGCAGAACTTGAATGGAAACTTTCTAAAACGAATCTAAATTTTGCTAATATTCGAACGATAACGATGGAAGATGAGGCCGACATTTTAGCTCAAATCATTCTAGAAAATAAGAATCCACAAATTTCAGCTGAATATTTTTGGTTTTACCTAAATGACTATGAAAAACAGCAATGTCGTCAAATTGTAGACGATCAAGAATTGGAACCAGTTCCAGGACTGATCATTGACCCTCATCGTTCCCCCTGTTATCGATATTGGAGATCTTTAAAACTTTCAAGAGAACTAAAAGAAACCAAAGACTCTAAAAAATATCTGATTGAAAATATTTTAAAGCTTAATAAATTTTCTATATATAAGTCTTTACAGGCCTAGCAAATCTCAATTATGAGGATACTCTTCCATGATATATCCCATACAATCTTCTCGAATGACTTTTACATCCTTTGTAAACATCGCTGGAATGATCTCTTTTTTCAAAATTAATTTATTGTCCAAAACTTCAAAAAAATCAGTTAAAACATTTTCACCATAATTATTCTCGACAACCAGTGGACATGTTTTTCTTAAATGCGCAAGCACATGGCCTTTTTTTATTTTTTTAAAATTTAAACAATCAATATCCGATAGAAAAGATAGATCACTTTGTGATTGTAGGTTAAAATTAAAATCAAATGATATTTCTTTGCTAATTTTTATTCTCGCTATCGTATGGAGAACTTTATAATCAGATCTTTCCTTAATTAAATTCAAACTTTCAATTTTTTGTAACTCTAGGATTTTTGAATATATCTTTTCAATTCCTTCTCTTTCTCCAGATTGTCCTGCTTCAACTGTGATACTTGGGCATATATCAATAAATGCATTTGAAAGCACTTCACTAGGTTCGGTAAAATAGACAATTTTTTCTGCAAAAAATCTGGCCAATTCTAGATGATCAGAACCTAGATGAGTAATACAAGAATAAAACGGGTTTATCCCGGTATTATTGTGGATATCAATACAAGCAAAAGGTGCCGATTGAAAGACATAATTTTTTACTTCATGTGCGATTTGTGACAGCTCACATTCTCCCCCACTCCAAACTCTGTTGAAATCATTTTCACCTTCACATTTGCGAAAATTCAACTCCGCTGCTTTGGTATTTCCAATGAAGACAATGAGGGACCTTTTAAAAAGGTTCTTATTTTCATGGTAGTTTTTCAAAATCTTTTGAATGGCCAGAAAACCTGAATGTTCATTTCCATGTAACAAAGTACTTACAAATAGAGGGTTTCCTTTATCTTGGTCTAGATGAATAATTGCTGGACCTTGAAAATGTTTAAATAAATCTTTAACTGGCCAACGGAAAAATCCTTCAGGAATAGTGTTTAAAATCTTAAGTTTCATAATTGCCATAAGTGTACAGGCAAATTAAGGTTTTGGTAATGGTAATATCGTTCTAAAAGTTCCTGAAACCTCATGCCATAAGCGGCCACAAAGGATCTTTGCCAACCTGTTCCGTTTTGTAAGCTTTTTACTCGAGGATAAATTATTTGAGTAATGTATGATTCAAAATCATCTTGGCAAATATTTAATACTCCATATAATTTTTTTAGTTCAGGCAATATTTCATGAATGAGTAGATCTCGAATATTTCTGGTATTCCCATCTATCCAATTGATTTGAGCATTCAGCCCATCCTTACAAGACAAGTAGAAATTATCCATTGCTTTTTTAAAGGAAATTCTAGTAGATAATTTTTTTGTCCGACAGAACTCTACAATGAGAATCTGAAATAACATATTCGCAATAGAATCTTTGACAGTGGGCCCTGCACTTGGAACTCTAAACTCTAGTCTTAAACCAGGTCTTCCCTCTTTATCAAATCCAACAAGTGGCCTATTCCACCGCCAGATGGTTCCGTTGTGTAAACGCAAATTTGCTAACTTTCCAATGTCTCCATCTATAAAATCGGGAATCAAAACGGGATGTCCATCAAGATTTTCTAAAAAAAGCTCAAATATCGATTTTTTTACGTAATCATTTCCTAAAGTCACACGTTTGGCCCAGGTTGAATCTTTATTTCTAAATGATTTCATATTGATTGATTGTTCAAAGATAGGAATTCTGGATTCATCCCATAGATCCTTGCCTAGGAAAAAGGGAGAATTTGCACATACGGCCGAAACGAATGAGCTGGCAATAACAGAGGCATTGTATGTTTCAACAACATTTTTTGGGGTTACTCCGAAATGAACTTGAAGTGAGGTCGCAGCACATTCTGATATCACGTTATTGTGTTCGATGTGGACAAAATCTCGTCCTTCAAAATCAATAATCACTGGCCGATTGTGTTGTAACTCCATAATGCGACTATTCAGTGCAAAGTATCTGGTTTTCCCTGAGAGAAATTCCATATCTAACATGTGATCGCGAAGAGTTGGTAATGTTCCAATCATTAGTGTTTTAGAACCTAGTTCTTTTGCTTTTATAGAACACTCATTCCAGGTGTTAAGGAGTGTTTCTTCCATTTTCTCAAAGCAGTTTTTGGAAATTGCAAATGGTTCGGAGTTGATTTCGAAATTGAATTTAGCGATTTCTGGAACGACTAGTTCATTGTTGAGTTTTTCAACAAGCAAATCACTTTTTGGATCTGGTAAAAAATTATCGTTTACAAGCCATGCCTCTAATTCAAGCCCACACATTGGTGGCCCATCACAGAATGAATTTTCATCAAAATATTTTTTCAGCTGTAGAGTCTCCTGTCTTACAGCATCTTTAAATTTTATTGAATCGTTCTCAGTGAAGAAGTCGGTATAGATTTCTTGCCCCATAAATAACCTCTCTTTATTAAATTTGAAGTTACCAACAAAAAACATCGTAAAACATGATATATATCGGCCACTTCATAAAAAACGCGTGTATTGTATTGAAAAATAATTAAAGGAGGACCTATGATTGTAGAAGTAACTGGTGATATTCTTCTTTCTGAAGCTGAGTGTATTGTACATGGTGTGGCGCCAAATGATCATTTTCTAAATGGACTGGCCAAATCTTTGCGAGAAAAATTTCCGGAAATGTATAAGAGTTTCAGACATTTCTCTCACAGTAATCATCCTAAAGAAGGAACATCGTGGATATGGGAATCTGAAGAAGGCCAAAAAATTGTAGCATTATTCACACAAGAACATGCTCCAGGACATAATTCAATGCCTGGAAAAGCCACAACAACTTACGTTAATAAATCTCTTAAGGAACTTAAAAAGTTTGTTGAAAAAAAGAATATCAAAACTTTGGCCATACCAAAAATTTCAACAGGTGTAGGTGGTCTTGATTGGAAAGAGGTTCAACCGCTTATTCAAAACCATCTGGAAGATGTTGAAGAGTTAAAAGTGTTTGTTTATGAACAATACCAAGCAGGAACAAAAGCAAACGAAGAATAAATCATCAGAGAGTTTGATAAGAAATCAATTTATCAGACTCTCTACTTCTTCTTTTTGGGTTGGATTTCTTTTGATTTTTATCCTGATTCCTGCGAGTTTTCTCTTTAGCGTGGATTGTGAAAACTGCAGAGCATGTGACCTCAAGAGTTGTGGATCGGTGTTTACATAAAGAGACTCAAATTCAACAAGCTTTCTTTCAAATTCTTCATTACTATATTTTTCAAATTTTATAATGAGATCATTTTTATAGAATTCATCTTTGAGTGGGTCATTCATTGTTAAAACTTGTGTTCCACACATTAGCGATTGAAGACCCATCAGTGGAAAGGAACATTTTTCAAAATCAATAGTGCCTTTTGCACTTGCAAGGATTGGAGCCAACTCTCCAGCACATTTCCAACCGATGAAGGTATTTGCCTCAAATTTCTTTTTTGTTTCAACTAAATGATCGTCCCGGCCTACGAAGCGGAAATCTCTTTTCGTTGATAGAAGAAATTGCCCAACCTGATAGGCAAATTCATCGCTTAATCCCTCTGCAAGAACCATATATGTCTGTTTTTTAAATTGTCCCACAGGAAACAAAGGATAGTCTCTTTGCTCAACATGGGGTTTAACAACAGTAATTAATCCATCATAAAATGGTTCTACGATCTCCTTAATGACTTCACTTGCAACCCAAAGCTCATCAATCTTTTTTAGACTATTTATGAATGAAAACTGTAGATATTTCCAAAATATTTTTTTTGAAAGCTGTTTTGGTTTGGACATAAATGGGTAATCTATTAAATAAGTGATTTGTCTGACACCATCACATTTTTTTATACCTTGAGAAAGTCCTGAGGAAACATTAAAAATAAGATCAGTAGAGCAACAAATATGTAATGATTTTGCAGCAGAATTTAAAAGATAGGGCCTTAAAAATAAATCTGATTTTCGTTTACAAATATTTGATAAAAACGATGAATTTATTTTGAATTGTTCCAAATGTCCCAAAACTTGACCTTGGTTGTGGGCCAGAGTGAAAATCTGTGTAGGAACAAGATTTTCAACAACTTCTTCTACTATGGGTATTGAGCTATCTCTTTCCAATATATGGTCACAGCTTACTACTACATTCATTATTTCACCTTATAATTTACTTTTAAAATATTCTGCTGTTTTTCTCAATCCTTCCTCGAAACTAACAGTCGGACGATAGGTACTTATTCGCTGCAATTTATCAATATTAGGTCTTCGTTTTTTTGGATCATCTTGAGGAAGAGGTTGATAAGTTATTTTTGAGTTGCCACCTAAAAATTTTAAAATAAGTTCTGCACACTCTTTGATAGTATACTCATCAGGATTTCCGATATTAACCGGAGAAATTTCATCACTCATCATCACTGCGTGCATAGCTTTGACCAAATCATCTACATAACAAAATGATCTGGTCTGAGAGCCATCTCCGTTGACTGTTATATTCTCACCTTTGAGAACTTGATTAACAAAATTGGGAATGACACGGCCATCATCTGCTCGCATACCTGGCCCATATGTATTAAAAATCCTCACAATACGAGTATCAACTCCGTATTGCCAATGATAGTTCATTGTAAGGGCCTCAGCATAACGTTTCGATTCATCATAACATGATCGAGGGCCCACAGTGTTGACGTTTCCATGATATGTTTCAGTCTGTGGGTGTATTTCAGGATCACCATAAACTTCACTTGTAGAGGCCTCTAAAAATCTGGCCTTTTTATTTTTTGCAAGTTCTAAAAGTTTCCTAGTCCCTTCAGAGTTAACTCTCATAATTTCCATTGGTATTTTTTTAAAATCAATGGGTGAAGCAGGGGATGCTAAAGAAAAAATATAATCAATTTTTTGAGCTGACAAATCAGGAAGTTCTTCGAATATATTGCAGTGATAAAAATGAAATCCGGAGTATTTAGACAACCGATCAATATTTTCTTTCTGACCTGTTATAAAATTATCTAATCCTATAACCCTGGCACCTCTTTCAAGATAGTAAGTACTTACATGAGAGGGTATGAAGCCGGCCGCACCAGCTATTAAAATTGATTTATCTGTGAAATCTTGTTCCATATTTACCTTCAGTAGTGTTTTATTTGTATAACTGTAGCACCTGTGCATAGCATAATTCCACCTAGAACTTGCTCAGGAGAAAGACTTTTTTGTAAAAATAACCAATTTATGACTATGGCGCAAAGTGGGAAAAACATTTCAGCAATTGTACAAACTCTGGCCGAAACCATTCTTAATCCTTTGTAATAGAGATACATTCCAAACAGACCAGACAAAATGGTCATACTTGCTAATTTTAACCAAGTATTTATGCTAAGTTCAAAAATGAATGAAAAATTTCCTAAAAAGAACAACATTGTCAAAAAACCAAATACAAATCTTCCCGTCATAATTTCTTTCTGATCAAATCCTTCGAGCGTTAGCTTTTTACCAAACACTGTAGACATACCCCATGCAAAAACGGCAAAAAAAGTAAGTCCATACCCAAGAATTTTTTCACCTTCTAAGTTTTTACTTAAATTTTTAAATTCGAAAAGTGGTGCTAAGTCAGCATAGGAGATTAAAAAACCACCGATAAGACACAACATGGCCCAAAATAAATATTCTTTCTGGATTCGTTCTCTAAGATAAAAATGTGCAACACTAATAGCGATCAGGGGTTGAAATTTTTGGAGGAGGATGACCAAGGAAGGATTAATAATGGTAAAGGCCCTTGTAAAGGCCAAGGTACCAAGGGCCGAACCTAAACAGCCTATAATGAAGAAATAAGCTAGTGTTGAAATTTTGGAGTTGATAAATTTCTTAAAAGACTTAATGCCTACGGGAATTAAAATAATACTTAAAAGTAAATGTTCTATAAATACGATTTTTTTAAAGCTAAGAATATCTTTTGCTAAGGGATAACGAATCAAAGTATCGAGGGCCCAAAAAAAACAGCCAGAGATGATGAGTAGAATTCCTTTCAAATGGATGCCTCCTGTATTGAAATATCTTTTGGAGGTAATTCAATTTTTCTAAACTGATTGAAAACCTCACGAGCTCTGTTGGCCACTAGTGTTTTTTTCAATTTTTTAATTTCATGTCGTTTCATTCGACGCTTTTTTTCTATTTCAACAGGGGGCAGTAGGCCAAAATTGATATTAGAAGGAGTTGGTTTGGGCACAGTCATGACATAATTTATCAGAGCACCGATCGCTGTTTCGAGAGGCCAGTTTTCAAAATTTTCACCACTTATTTTTTTGGATATATTGTCTGCAACATAAAGTCCCATTGATGCACTTTCCGTATAACCTTCCACTCCACAGATCTGGCCAGCAAAATAAATATTTGTAAATTTTTTGGAACTTAAATCTTTATTCAGTAATTTTTTTGCATTGATAAATGAATTGCGGTGGACTGAACCCAAGTGTAAAAATTGAACTTCTTGCATACCTGGCAACATTGAAAAGACTCTTTTTTGCTCAGGGTATTTTAATCTGGTTTGAAATCCAACCATATTATAGGCGCTTCCAAGTAAATTCTCTCTTCTGAGCTGAACTACTGCGTATGGTAATTTTCCATTATCAAGTTCTAGCCCAATAGGTTTCATGCATGAAAAGCGTGCAGTATCAATTCCTCTTTCGGCCATAATATCTATTGGTAGACAACTTTCAAAAAATTTATATTCTTCGAAATGAGCAGAAGGTACTTTTTCAGCTTTTACGAGTTCAGTGATAAAGTTTTCGTATTGTTCTTTGTTAAGTGGAATATTTAAATAGTCAGCTTCTTTGTCCAGAGGAATATTGTGATGGCGATCTTTAAAGTACATTTGTGAGAGATCTAAAGAGTCTGCATCAACAACAGGAGCAATTGCGTCATAGAAATAAAAATCATCTCCTGAAATTTCACGTTTAATCCATTCTTCAAGCGCAGAAGTTGTAAGTGGACCTGTAGCGATTATACAATAATCACAATCATATTCTTTCATAAGCTCTATTGGATTACCAGCTTCTCTTTTTACGACTTGAATAAATTTATTATCTTGTATGATATTTGTTATTTCCCGAGAAAATTTTTCTCTATCAACGGCCAGTGCATCGCCAGCTGGTACAGCATGTTTTTTTCCAACACTTAGAACTATTGAACCAAGTTTTTCCATTTCATATTTTAAAAGCCCATGTCCTGTTTCAGGTCTGATTGATTTGAGAGAATTAGTGCAAACCAGTTCAGCAAAACTATTTAACTTTTGTGCAGGATTAAGTTTAATACTTTTGCATTCCAATAAAACGACGGAAATTTTACGCTCTGCTAAGTACAATGCGGCCTCACTTCCTGCAAGACCAGCTCCAATAACGAGTACTTTTGTTTTTTGATTCACTTTATTATTCTCTCTTATGTCATATTTTTTTAGTGCCTTTATATAGCAGTTTGTCGATTCTTCGTCTATTATCTAGATGTTTGAGTTCAAGGGGGATCCGTGAAAGTTATAGGCCATCAGACACATCATACTATTGCTGATTTTGATAGTATATTCAATTACTTGCATAATTATTTTACTACTAAGCAACCTGGTTTACACCTTTTTCCAGAACTCTTTCTTACAGGTTATCCTCTGCAAGATTTATGTTTACAGAAAGAATTTATTCTAAAATACGAACAGTTTATTAATAAAATTAATGAATGGTC is part of the Halobacteriovoraceae bacterium genome and harbors:
- a CDS encoding succinylglutamate desuccinylase/aspartoacylase family protein, with amino-acid sequence MAIMKLKILNTIPEGFFRWPVKDLFKHFQGPAIIHLDQDKGNPLFVSTLLHGNEHSGFLAIQKILKNYHENKNLFKRSLIVFIGNTKAAELNFRKCEGENDFNRVWSGGECELSQIAHEVKNYVFQSAPFACIDIHNNTGINPFYSCITHLGSDHLELARFFAEKIVYFTEPSEVLSNAFIDICPSITVEAGQSGEREGIEKIYSKILELQKIESLNLIKERSDYKVLHTIARIKISKEISFDFNFNLQSQSDLSFLSDIDCLNFKKIKKGHVLAHLRKTCPLVVENNYGENVLTDFFEVLDNKLILKKEIIPAMFTKDVKVIREDCMGYIMEEYPHN
- a CDS encoding macro domain-containing protein; this translates as MIVEVTGDILLSEAECIVHGVAPNDHFLNGLAKSLREKFPEMYKSFRHFSHSNHPKEGTSWIWESEEGQKIVALFTQEHAPGHNSMPGKATTTYVNKSLKELKKFVEKKNIKTLAIPKISTGVGGLDWKEVQPLIQNHLEDVEELKVFVYEQYQAGTKANEE
- a CDS encoding GDP-mannose 4,6-dehydratase → MEQDFTDKSILIAGAAGFIPSHVSTYYLERGARVIGLDNFITGQKENIDRLSKYSGFHFYHCNIFEELPDLSAQKIDYIFSLASPASPIDFKKIPMEIMRVNSEGTRKLLELAKNKKARFLEASTSEVYGDPEIHPQTETYHGNVNTVGPRSCYDESKRYAEALTMNYHWQYGVDTRIVRIFNTYGPGMRADDGRVIPNFVNQVLKGENITVNGDGSQTRSFCYVDDLVKAMHAVMMSDEISPVNIGNPDEYTIKECAELILKFLGGNSKITYQPLPQDDPKKRRPNIDKLQRISTYRPTVSFEEGLRKTAEYFKSKL
- a CDS encoding DMT family transporter; amino-acid sequence: MKGILLIISGCFFWALDTLIRYPLAKDILSFKKIVFIEHLLLSIILIPVGIKSFKKFINSKISTLAYFFIIGCLGSALGTLAFTRAFTIINPSLVILLQKFQPLIAISVAHFYLRERIQKEYLFWAMLCLIGGFLISYADLAPLFEFKNLSKNLEGEKILGYGLTFFAVFAWGMSTVFGKKLTLEGFDQKEIMTGRFVFGFLTMLFFLGNFSFIFELSINTWLKLASMTILSGLFGMYLYYKGLRMVSARVCTIAEMFFPLCAIVINWLFLQKSLSPEQVLGGIMLCTGATVIQIKHY
- the trmFO gene encoding methylenetetrahydrofolate--tRNA-(uracil(54)-C(5))-methyltransferase (FADH(2)-oxidizing) TrmFO; the encoded protein is MNQKTKVLVIGAGLAGSEAALYLAERKISVVLLECKSIKLNPAQKLNSFAELVCTNSLKSIRPETGHGLLKYEMEKLGSIVLSVGKKHAVPAGDALAVDREKFSREITNIIQDNKFIQVVKREAGNPIELMKEYDCDYCIIATGPLTTSALEEWIKREISGDDFYFYDAIAPVVDADSLDLSQMYFKDRHHNIPLDKEADYLNIPLNKEQYENFITELVKAEKVPSAHFEEYKFFESCLPIDIMAERGIDTARFSCMKPIGLELDNGKLPYAVVQLRRENLLGSAYNMVGFQTRLKYPEQKRVFSMLPGMQEVQFLHLGSVHRNSFINAKKLLNKDLSSKKFTNIYFAGQICGVEGYTESASMGLYVADNISKKISGENFENWPLETAIGALINYVMTVPKPTPSNINFGLLPPVEIEKKRRMKRHEIKKLKKTLVANRAREVFNQFRKIELPPKDISIQEASI